In Leopardus geoffroyi isolate Oge1 chromosome B4, O.geoffroyi_Oge1_pat1.0, whole genome shotgun sequence, the DNA window GCTGTCTGCCTCGTCCTCGCTCAGACGGCTTCCATGTCGGTACCAGGAGGGGGTGGTCCCCTTCCTGCACCAGGAGGCCTCTCTAGCTggcactccctccctcccagtgcaCAGCTCCAGGTCATGGGGTACAGCCACCCCCAGAACATTCTTCTTGGGAAGGGAGGCCAACCGGTGTGCCCTGAGCCTGGAGAGGGGCCCAGACTTCGGCTGATTGCTAATTTGGGAAGAGTGTCTGGGCGCATTGACCCCATGCCTGTGTGGGTCTCCCAAGCTCTAAGGGGAGGACTGCCCCCGGCTTCCCATGGCTGGGGCTTAAACCCTCTCATCCTGTACTCCCACAGGCAAGTGCATGGATCTGACCGGACCACAACCGGCCTCTGCAGGTAAAAAGTAATTATTTGGCCCCTGCGTTTACTTGTTCTCAACCTGTTCAGGAGTCGGGTGGTAAAGAGGGGTGCCATCTACGACCGTGCACGCCAGTGGAGGCCAGCGGGCCGGTATGGACCCGGCCACTCCCATGACCTCCCCACGAGGGGACTTAGAAAAACCGTATCTGCCCTGTGGACACTGCTGTGCGAGTCACGTGGAGCACGGAGTGCCACGGCCATCCCCGCCCCGCTCAGGACCGCAGGGGCCCTGGGGAAACCGCAAGCGCCTGGGACGCAGCCGCCACCCCTCTGGTTTGGTCGTCCCCCTCTGCCGGCCCTCCACGTGGAAGGCAGGAGCCATCCAAGTATATGCCCTTCAAGCAGAAATCACTGCAGCTCTCAGAGAAGAAAGCTCACATTTAATTCTGATAAAGCTTAAAGTGGCATCTACATAAATGAACATGCTTCTGAGTGAAACTATAAGACTACTACCCCTGTTTCTCTTAAACAAtaagccacattttctttaatacTCCTAAGTAATCCACCATGCCATCAACAACCCAGAGCCCCAGTCCTGGATGGATATATTACTGTCGTCACACACATAGAACATTTGCTGTCTTTCACTGTGAACCCtcgccccaacacacacaaccTTTTGGTCATTAAACGAAATTCGTGTCTCAAGGCCCGGAAAGTGTTGTTAAACTTTACATCTTTAACTTGCAGTCGCCCTAAAGAATAGGTGGGGAGCTTCAGACTTCCGACTGTCAGTTCCCATCCCTGAATTCAAACGCAGGGGAACAAATCCTGGAACTCCTCACAAGGTCCCTCCAGCGCTGCCCCAGCTGGAGTgtgggaggtaggggtggggaggggaggggtggggaggggcggggtggggcggggaagcTCCGGCCCTGGTCTGCAGAGGGAGGTCCCAGAGGAACTGAGGGAGccacaggctctaggctcccagccctggggggggggccAAGTCTCAGCAGGAGAAGGCTCTGCCCTGGGAAGGTAGATTGGGGTGGAGAGGGGGCGGGACTCTTGCCTGTGGTTCTTGACACTGTCCCTGATCATACAACGAGATAAACCATTTTCTTCCCGTTAATGTTTCTGGTCTTGAGCCCCAGATACCGGCGGCTCTTCTTCTCCGGCTGCCCATACAGCATGTCCTCAAAGAACTCCGGTTTGTCTCTGGCCTTGGGTTGGAAGAACACACACCGACACACGGTCCTTAGCTTGTGACACAGATAGGTCATTGCTTCCGCTTCGTCCGATGGCTCCTCGTACACGGGCTGCTTCATTTCCTCATAGGCCGACAAAATCACCGCCTGAAATAAGTTGATCAGTATACAGATCATCACCAGCATGAAGGACGAGAGGAACAGGACCCCTAGCACCCGGTTGTTGGAGAACTCGGTGTTCTGAAAAGCCGAAACGCAGTAGGAGAATATTGTCTGCGTGGCGTGAATCAGGTTGTTGTAGTTCCATTCATGCTGGCCGAACACCAGGTAGCCAAAGGCCATGTACACGAAGAAATACACGGACACCACCAGTGCCATGTGGCAGATGCCGGGGAGGGCGGTCTGAATGGCCCTCTGGGCCAGGCGCACGTCATAAAAGAATCTGGAGTACCTGAGGGTCTTCAAGATGGTCAGAAACAACAGGAAACCCAAAACGATCCTCATGATGTGATCTACCTGAGAAACTGCATGAAAGGGGACAAACTCCATGGGGTTCGACAAGTAAAATTGAATTATGCCAGCGGCCAGGAAGTGTTTCCTGAGAAAGAGCACGATCAGCACGGTAAATACGCATTTTAGAGCAAAGTTGAGCAAATTGTACACACTTGTCACGTAGGAGGCCCTTTcttgcaaaatgatacagccctCATCGACAACGTAGGCTACGAAGAAAATGAGGACGGCCGCGTACAGGTAGATCTCAGCGGACGTCCTCCTGTCGAAGTCAGCAAGCGAGAAGGAATGCACGGACGTGCTCGTGTTTACGACTCCCAGCTGTGAAACctcaaaaatgacagaaatgctGCAGAATAGACTGACGTCCGGGTTAAAGGTGGTCAGCTCCAGAATCACGGCCCAGGTCTTCTCATCAAGCCAGTTGTTGCTCTGGAGCTCCCCGAGCCGCATGCTGGAATTAAACTGCTGCTGTTCcggaaaaaaatagaacacatagCCCCCCGACCTGTAGGTGTGTAAGAGTCCATGGGAGAAATACGCCCACGTCTTCTCTTGAGGCTTGTAAGTAAACCCATTGGTGTTCTTGTCCACAGCCCGCTTACCCACTTTATCCCAAACGTTAGAGTAGCTTCTGGTGTCTTCTGGGTCCGTGCCATACTCCGGATGACAATGGATGTCTCTGTCGGTGCTGTTCTGCCCAAAGTCTTGGGCGAGCAGGCAGAGTTTTTCGCCGGGTTTGGCCCTCACTTGCCTCAGGAGCGGAAGGCCAAGGATCTTGGAGGAGCTGTCAGGAAGAAAAGTTGGGTTCGGGTCGTTGTGGAGCAGAGGCAGCAGCACGTGGTCCAGCCACCGGTAGATGTCCTCCAGCTTGGTCACCATGCCGAGGTCCACAGAGAACTGATCGCAGATGAACTGGTTGTAGTAGAAGCTGTCGGTGTGGCGCAGGAGGGCCATGAGCCTCAGCAGGAGCGCCAGAAACAGGAAGTGGGTGAGAATGTAACTGAGGAACAGGAGCGCCCTCCTCttggttctcttctttctttggaaTATTCGGATTTCGTCTTCGGTGAGGGGTTGGTACATCCTTGAGCTTCGCAGCTGCGTGATCTGCTCGTGTCGCCTTTTCATTTCTTCCGGGCCCATCTTCGCGTGGAACAGCTTGATCTCAGTGTAGTGGTACTTGCTTGCCCACGAGAGGTTTTTACAATACTTGGGCCTGCTCGTCCTGACGCCTGACAGGAGGATAATTTTGGACGGCTGCACCAGGAAAATGGACAGACAGAACGCACAAAACGAAGCAAAGAGCCACTCTATGGACTTTTCATAGCCGTAGGTCAGCCCATAAAATACAATGAAGAACGCGGATATACTGCAGGTGGCGAAAACCAAGAACCATGCTATATAAACGCAACACCCAGGCAGGACAATCCTGTGCTTCTCCTGGAGTTCTAGAGGATTCGTCTGGGAGGGCGGCTGCGCAGGAGCAGCTTCCTGATCGTCCTCTGCGTTTCGGTTACTGGCGTTCATGTTAACATCTCGGGGGCGGGAGACCTTGCCCTCTGCTTCCTTACCCCGGTGCTGCTCTGGCGCTTTGGGAGCTTTCGGGCTTTTCCTGGGGGGAAGCTTCGAAGCCGCTCTGGCAGGGGCACCGTCAGTTTCCTGAGCGTGCCACTTTTTCAGATGTTCCTCCCAGTAGTCACTTGGGACTCGCATCAAGGGGGTCTTCTGGGGAGACGCCTCCTCTACAGTCACGCGAGGTTCCTTCTGGGAATAGGTGAACAAAAAGGCGATCAGTAGTTGCACGGGGATGGTGATTAGGACACTTTCCAATCCTATCATCATTGACCTGATGTACTTTGTCTCTTTGGGATCCGTGTCTTCTTTTTTGTTGAGATTAAAGAACATAATATTGCATAAAAGGGAAGACAATAACATGGCTAAACAACAGGACAGCCGCTGCAGCCTATTGAACGGCCTAGCACTGACCCCGGAGAAAACAGAGAACCACATGTGATTTTTCTCCAGCTTGTAAACGGAATCTATCAGGAAATAGTCCTTTTTCTCTAGAGGCTGGTCAGGGGGGGTAACGTGAAATGTTCTGTCCAAAGAGGTGTCAATAGAAAGCCATTTCCGGCATAGGAACAGCCAGATGTGTCTGCTCAACAGACTTTCCACTTTGATTCTGCTTAAATACCAACTGGGGGCTCTGCCCTCATTGTTGTGCCACACACGAACGGAATGGATGTCCCCCAAGTCACGTTTTGTTGTGAGGAGGAAAGTGTTGATGCTTCCACGGTAGAGGGTGGTAAAATTGGGGTGGTTCAAACAATGCACGTTGCTGTCACCCTCTGTTCCCTTAAGTTGGATGAAGACGTCGGCCCTGGTCCCAGCCCCACAGCGCATTCCTGTGAAAATGGTGAGCAGGTAACACACCTTATCGTAAGGATCGTTGTCAGGTAGGACTATCACGTATTGCCGAAGAAGCTGGTCCATGGCATCTTTGTGCAAGACCCAGAACGCTAGGAATACGTACACGAGCATAATGAAAAGTACAGCGAAGAGAGTCACGGGGTTTTGGGTGACATTCCTGATGACCTCCAGCCGTAGATCTACAGGATTAGGGACCACAATCACATTGGCCGTCAAAAAGTGGGTTTGCAGGTGCAGGCCGGCTTTTTTGATCATGGCCAGCTGCCGCCGGGCCCTCCTTGGATTTTTGCAGATACAGTGCATTCTGTCCCAGGTGGTCTCCTCTCCGAGAACACAGTTGTCTTCTCTCCAATCGCTCTGGATCCCGTACATGTCTAAGCACTGAACGCTGAAAAGGGCGATGCTCACTAGCTTGTTACTGGGTGCCATGACAAAGCGAGGTGCCTGCAGAGCCATGGTCACGGTGCACTTGGACGAGCTGCCTCGCTGAGCTATGACTTGCAGCAGGGACGGTGGAAGGCAGACCACGCGGGCCTTCTTAACCACACAGGTCTGGTCAAACTGGTCACTCTGGTTGGCGATGGGAGGGATGTCATAGGGCACGAAGAAGGTGGCCACCAAAGCGGCGGGGGTGATCTCACTGCCAGCATATACCAATACCGTGAACACCAGGGTGACTTCCGTCATGATGTGGACCAGCACCTCACTCACTGCACTGCTGTCCACCTCAAAGCTAAACTCCCCCGTCGTCCTTTTGAAGGGCTCATTAACTTTGTGGGGCGCGTTGTCGGGTCCCACCGTGAGATTAAAAGCTGCAAAGCTCAAGTTTCTTCTGACGATGTGCGCTTCGACCACATCAGGTGTGATCTCTAGCACGTTGCCTTTGGCGGGGATGCCTGTCATTTTGAACCCAACCACCTCTGCAGAATAGCTTTCTTGCTGACTTAACCAAGGAAAGGGATCATCtgcaaactcacaaaacatggtGGAGATCGGAGCATTTTCAGGCAGAAGGGGGACACTGCTCGCATTGAGCACTGGATGAAAATAATTTCGGCCGAGCTTCTTGTTGGTGAAGGCCTCGTTAATatcctgcttttctgttttcttgaggtACATGTTAAAGCTGGAGGCCGTCATTGCAGTGGTTTCATTCCCTGGCACCATGCCAGCCAATATTGTGTCTGCTAGAAACTCCAACCCATAGAAAGGCTCATCCACTACTTCATAGGGAACACTCAGTTTAAGGATATTAGACAGACTTGTTAATATCCCAGTGCTCACGATTTCTATTTGTTCAGAGCTAAAGGATTTATGTTTTTGATGAGATTGTCGTAGGGCATGGTTGGCTTGCCAGACCCTCACTGTTGCAAGTTTCTGAGCCATTCGAGTGAATCCAGAGGTTGTCTGGGTTACTTTAGCCATACACACGACCACCTGGCTAATTTCCTCCAAAGTGCTGTTGGGAAGAACGAAAGTCTGGTTGACGAGGTGTTCCCGGAGTCTGGTTTCGTCAGCTTGCAAAGTCAAGTCAGCTTTCATGCTATTCACCACAGAAGCTGCTACATAAATTAAGTAGCCTGCAGGCAAAAATTCCCACTGGTCAAGCAAAGTAGAGAGTGATGAAGTTGGTCCCATGGTGAAATTGAATAATCGATCAAGCACATTCTTTGATGAGATTTTGTCCGTAGGAGCCCGTACGGTGGCGTGCAGGGTCACCGGAGTAAAGGCTCCTAGAGAGTCATATACCTGAACAATGATCTTCATGACATAATGATTAGCCAGTCCACCAacggggagaaaggaagggggtgATGTGGACTCATGCCCCCAATACAGGATGGCCCCCAAGGTGTTCTCTTTCACAGAACTGATTTGCCCAAAACCGTACAAATCAGAAACTACTATTTTGTATGCAAGAGGGATGTTCTTGTCCGTGAAATTAGTACACCGGATGACAAACTTGGTTAAAAGTGAAAGTCCCTTAGCTGGATTGATGTTGCACTGCCCAGGCTGAGGAGCGTAGTTAATAGCAAAGGAGTATCTCAAGGTCAAGCCCGCTCCGCTCCAAGTTATTGAGTATACAGAAACCAAAAACTCACCTTCGGAAAAATCCCTAAAAGCAAAAGCTTTTATGGTCAGATAAGCCCTGGCCCTCCCTGTTGTGGTTTGTCTTGCCCAATCAAATATGATCTCTTTACCTGAAGACGACAGAATCGACCACTTATAGTCATCATGGTCTCCTGCACACCCGGTGCAatttagaaacaaagagaatCGATCTGAAATAATCAAATTACGATTGCAATTTTCAATGCATGAGATGTGTGCTGCGGGTCTTGGTCCTGGGAGCACATGCACCCTCCTATCGGCATACGCTGTTCTACTGCCCTTCCGGATCACCATTCTGAAATAATACACATCTCTGCCTCTCAGTGTTCTTGGCAAAAATGACAGGATGGGGCCAGAGGCCTCCTTCCACCGCAGATCGGTCTGCTTTGCAGTGAGACAGACTTTCCTGCTTACCACTATAATAGTCTCTCCTTGgtagttatttttatctttggtgCAGTACCAAGAAAAAAGGAGTCCCTCTGAAGAGTTGCCTGAATCTGGGTCCGAGGACCTGCTTCCATCCAGAACCAGCGAATCTGTGAAATTCATTGTTATGTTGGGCCTGGCAGGAATAACCACCGCCTGTAGGGGGCTTCGAAGAACGGTGACGTAGACAATATCGGAGCCTGTTGCCCGAGGCATATTTGACTTCCTTGTGTAGATGGTGAGAGTGAAGTTAAACACGTACACCCCCCAAGATAAAGAATTGGGGGGGATTTCCATATACGCTGGAGTCCTCCCTGTGCTGAGTTGTGGTACGTCCAAAGGCTGATTCCAGTCCGGCACGTCGGATACGGAGGGCACGGAAAAGACTTGCCAACTCGGAATAAGTAAGGTGGCTTCCAGGCAGTCGTACTTAAAGGTTGCATTCAAGGTAGTGTGCATTCTCCTGTTCAACACCACCGGATCTTGGTCCCTATTGATCCTTACCAGGCTGACAACACAGGGCAACTGTGCGGATAACTGGCAGGACACGGAAGACTCGATGGCTAGGGGGCCGTCCGAGTTGACGGCTTCTAAAACAACAGGCGTGGGCCCATCCGTGGGGCACTTGGCTTGGGCCACGAAGCCCGCGTAGAGGCGAGGGTCGCCGGCGGGCAGAGCAGAGGCGGCCTGGCGGGGGCGCCGCACGCTGGCGGGTGGGATGGGCACGAGGCGGAAGGTCCACTCCGGGCGCCCGAGCGCGCCGTGCAGCGGGGTGCGCCACAGCAGGGACAGGCGGCCGCGGCGCGCCCACAGCTGCAGGTCCACGAGCGTGGGCGCGGCGGCCCCGGGGGCGCGCAGCAGGACTAGCACCCGCAGGCAGAGAGGGCGCGCGAGGCCGCGGGGCAGGCAGAGGCTGCCGCCACCGCTCAGGACCACGCCGCCGCCCGTGGTCGCGCGGGGCCGCAGGCGGAGGCGGACGCCGCCGCCCGGCTCTCCGAGGCCCGGGGCGCCTCCGAAGGTGCGCAGCGCGGCCGCGTCTCCCTGCGCGGCGGGCGGGGGCCGGCGGGCCGAGGAGGGGCCCTGGCGGCGGGGGTCGGGCGCCCCGGGAACGAGGACCGCGGCCCGGGCCGTGCGAGGGTCCGGGGGCCGCGGGAGGCGGCCGCGGCCCAGGACCAGGCCcaagcccaggcccaggcccaggaggAGAAGCGCGGGCCCGGGCCGCATGGCGCCGCCTCCCCGGAAACCTGAGAGCCGCCGCCGCAGGCCGCCGGGGGTCCAGCCAACGGCCGCGGGTGGGGCGCGGGCCGCGGGATCACAGGGGCGACGGGGTCACGACCTGGAGCGGCGAGTGGGGCCTGGGCTTCCgggatccacccccccccccccgccccctcccacgcCTGTGTAGGCCTCGATCGGGGAGCGGTGATGGAATGAACTCTGCCAAGGTTCCCAATAGCCTGAAAGGCCCCTTAGCGGGAATCCCACTCCCCTGGGAATATCCAGTTTCAAGACGGGGTCTGTGAGCTCCCCGAAAGCCCAGGGTTTCTCTTTTTTGCTCTTCATTCTTAAGTTGAAACCCTAAGTCACTGATTGtagatctttcctctttcctaaTAGAAGCATTTAAGGTTGTTAAAGTGTCCCACCAAACGCTTCGTAAACGCATCCTACCTGTTTGTGGTATTAACGTTATCATTCAATTAAATTTTTGTCTACTTTCCCCTGTTTGGGTTTTGACCTACAAATTAAAGATGTGtggtttatttttcagatatctggagtttctgtgaaattttttgggctttgatttctaacttaagcctgttgtggtcagagaacacatTCTATGTGATTTTGATCCctttacatttattgagacttgtttgaAAGCTCATACCTAGTGTGGTCTGCCTCGATGTGTTGTCCACGTGCACTTATCCCACCTTTGTTGGGTGGGTTGTCCTATAAATGTCAACCAGATCAAGATGGTTGGTACTGACACTTGGACCTTCCATGTCCTCTCTGGGTTTTTGTCTAGCTTTTCTATCACTTGCTGAGAGAGGATGTTAATCTCTCCTATTATGACTAGAGAATCGtctgtttttaattctgtcaatttttgcttcatgtattttgaggctCTATTAGATGTATACACATTTTGAGGTCATGTCTTAATGAATTGGCCCTTTTATCATTGTGAAATGTCTGTGTTTATCTCTAGCAATaatctttgttttgaagtctagtTATGTGATATTAAAATAGCCAAGTTATATGTTAATTGTATCTCAGTGAAACTGGAGAGTAAAATAGCCATACTAGCCTTCTTATGCCTACGGTCTATATGgcgtatttttttctcattcacttACTTCactttatttatgtctttatattaAAGTGTTCTTTTGTAGGCAACATTTAATagggcttttattttcttatcctctctctctctctctctctctctcttgcattcTCTCTGAGTGCACCACACACCAAGGAAAGGACataagaaggcagccatctgcaaactaGAGAGACGACCCTTACCAAGTACCTGACATGCTGGCCCCCAGACCTTGGACTTTCGGCTCCAGTATTGCCAGAAATATTTACCGCTCAAGCCCCCACTCTAGGGTATTTTGTTttagcagcctgagctgactaagacCACAGGAAAGATGAGGGCTGAACACTCAGATTGGGGCCATCAGAGGTCATGTTAGGGGAGGAGGCACAAATGGAGAAGGCAGACTCTGGACTCCCCCAGTATTTAGAGGTCAGGCCAACAAGGCGCCAGAGAAGCAGCCGCAGTGGGGCTGGCCGGAAACCAGGCAGGTGTGGTGTCCCGGAAGCCataggaagggggtggggtgggggaggtggttcAAGTAAGGGGGCTCTGTCAGACCAAATGATGAGGAACCGGAGGCGGAGGCAGCGGCTGGGTTTGGGCCCGGAGGGCCTTTAGTGTCCCAGACAAGTGCAGTGTCAGTGGTTCAAACAACCACGTAAAACTCTGGACAAGTTTTGCCGGCATGGCAGAGCAGAGAagtgtataataaaaaataaagagcactgGTATGCCCACATCCCAGCCAAGGAGATAGAAGGATCCCAGTGCAGTCCCAGGCCTCCGCGTGCCCTGCAAGAGAGACTTCTCAGCACCACCAGGGCATCATTGATGTGAGTTTCGTTTCTGCTGCTGTCTCGTGTTTCTGGACTGTTTACACAGGAACCAGTCCCTCCGTAATGCACTGTTGTGCATGTGGGTAAACGTCACCTAAGGGGATCATATAGCACATTTTCTTCCACAGACTGTAGTTGTGAGCACGGTTTGCTTCAGTTCAAAAAATGACCTCTAGAAACGTGTGCGCGCCAGGCTTCCGCGGGGGACTCCAAAGAGCTTGAAAGTGACCGCTGCCTTAGGGCCCCCCTGCCTCCCGAGGGACTCCGCGGCGGCGGCCCCAACAGGGTCGCCTGCAGGCAGGAGCCccctggcgggggtggggcaggagttGGGACGGTGAGCGAATCCCGAGCTGCCCCGCTGCCCCGCGGGGGAGGCGAGTGCGCCCACCTAGGCTCCCGCAGCGGCTCCTCCCCTCCGGCAGGCGCGGACCCCCTCGGAGCgcccccggggcggggcggggccagtgCCGCGGACCAGTGAGCTCGCGGGGAAGCGCGGCAGCTCCGCCCCGCGGTGTCCGCCCCACCCTCCCGCCCCGACGCGGAAGGTGCGGAGTCGCCCGGACTCACATCACCGGCCCGGCCACCCACTTGCCCCCATGGCCGCCACCGCTCCGCTGCGCGACTGCCAGGTACGCGGAGGTTGAACCCGGCCGGGCCCCGCGGCCCCGGCATGGCTTGGCGCTCGGCGGCGGGGACGGGACCGACCTGCGCGGGACCCTGGATCCTCCGGGGAACCGGCCCCCGAGGGACAGGCGAGCACCTGGGTGCAGGAAGGGACCAGAGTACCCTCCTGTGGGACCCCAGCGGCGCGGTTCGGACCCCGCGGAGACCCCGAGACCTATAATGCATTAGCCCCAGCCAATGTGGCGCAGGAGTGTCTCTTTCGGACCCTCCAGGGTGGGCAGCCTgaacccattttgcagatgaggaaggtGAAGTTCAGAGGAGCCGGGGGACTTGCCCCCCGCCATGCAGCCTGAGGAGCTGCCCGCTGTGCTCAGGGAGTGGAGGACATTTTCCTTCCCAGGGCGGGGTCGCAGGTCTGTGCACCCGGGCAGGATCCAAAGGGCAGCCCTAACAGTGAACAGTTCTAACGATCTCTAGATCTTTCTGCTGACAGACTTGTGGGTCGGAATCATTTGATaaagtggagagaggagaggtaTTGTTACTGTGCTTGGCAGATACCGTGTTTGCCTGCCAGTTGGAAAGTCCACCCTGCCCGGCCAAGCTCTCTAAGGCTCTACCCCTTTTCTGTCCCTGTAGACCTCCCCTCAGCCAGATCAGGGACTCCCGTTTCCTGAGTGCTCCCCTGGCAGACACTTCACAGTCACCGCGTGCATCCTCCAGAGCCCCATTCGGGGCCAGCGAAGGGTCTGAGAGAGGATGTTGCCAGAAGGCACACAGCTATTTAGGGACCCCTGGGATTTGCATCAGGATCTGCCCCCTCGCACCCACAACTCGGCCTCCTCTGCTCTGCACCGTCTATGAAATCCGAGAGTCCCTGCCAGCCCCCCAAGGCTGGCCCATATGGAAACCCACACTCACATGATGCGAGGCATTTGGAGATCTTCTGTGCTTGGGGGTTGGGGTTCACATTTATGGCTGGAGGACTACATGGAATAAAGCCCTGAGAGTCTCTTCTTGCTGTGTGCAGGCGTGGAAAGATGCGGGCCTCCCACTGTCAACCACAAGCAACGAGGCCTGCAAGCTCTTTGATGCCACCTTGACCCAGGTATGCCTGCCAGGCAGTGCGGCGGCCTCTCTAACGGCCGGCGGGGAGGTGTTTAAAATTACCAAATGCTTCTAActgatttatatttcatttttaaacgtTCTGGCCCATCTAACAGCTACGTTTACTTACACCACGCAATGAACCGTCCTTACACAAGTGCGAGACAATGCTCCGCACCCCCATCCAGCACGGCTTTGCTTAGATTTACGGCCAGACTCCCGTGTCGTGTGAGGTACTCCCCCAGGAAAGCCGGTCAACGATGACCACGAGCAAGGGTGGCACTCAAGGCTTCCTAAGCTTCACATCTTTATCAGCACTCTTGTTTTATAAACAGTGAAGCTCTTCCGCCCCATTCCTGCCCAAATTTCCTGGCAAACTTGGGTACAGGAGGGCCCAAACGGGGGACCCAAACATGCTTCGTAATGCTTAGAGGCCCCACAGCCAACAGCTTGGGAAGTAGGGGATGCTGTTTTCAATTGGGTAATGATGTTAGCAGTGGGTTACAGCGCAATTTATGTACTCCGGACCCTGTGCATGGGAACGTGTTGGAGACGACCCATGGTGTGGGTGAGAGGTGCCCCCAGGGTCAGGCAGACAGCAATGTTTATCAGGATGCTGActctccccaggcctccctctATGGTCTGCTGAGGGTTTGATATGGGGCCCCTCCAACTTTGGGCTTCGGCTCCTGGCTGGGGCTAATTTTTGAATATACCACTCTCATCTATGGCTGCTCCAAGACCCGTCACCGTATTACCAGTAATTTCTAACACCAGTGAAGGAGCCTGCAGTTTTAGAACTAGGAGGGTCTCAAGAGGTAGGGTCTAACCACTTTGacgggtggggaaactgaggctcagagagctgcACTGACTCCTGCAGTGAGGCAGATGATGAGCAGGGTAGGCCTGGTCTGTATACACCGATGGGAAACTAGAGCCGGGTTTATCATGAGCAGTGAGAACTCTGCCTACGAACTCCATCCACACAACATAAGGACCGAGGAAGCTTCTAGAAACATAAGTACAAGAAACAACCAGTGAGATGCTGTGAGCTTGCCGAAGGACTCCACTGTGCTCATTTGAACTCTGTTTGTGCCCTTCCTGCACGTTTTGGCCCCAGTAGAGCCCCGGATTTGTTACAAAGCCCGTTCCTCAGCGTAGCACAGTCCTTCCCCCGGACTCTGCCTGTGTATCTTCTGTCCCATCATCAGCATCTCTGGGCCATTCTGTGTTCGAGTGTGGGGGTCTCTGCTCCAACTCCCCCGTGTCTTATTAAAGCATACTCTGCTAATTCTGTGTAGATGCAGGTCAGACATTTGATAGgacacattttttgttttgtttatttttgagagagagagaggggtgaggaggggcagagagaagggacgGAGCattcgaagtgggctctgtgctgatagcagtgagcctgatggggggcttgaacccacgaaccgtgagatcatgacctgagctgaagtcggacgctcaaccgactgagccacccaggcgcccctgaaggtctttttggaaaagaatgaatgaaaagtagGAAGGTTCCAATTGTGGCGCCCGACTTTGAGGCCCCCTCTCATGGCTAAAGAAGTTGATGTTCGGGGCAGGTCACCTGTCAGGAAGAAGCTTTCTTTAGATGCTTCTTTCCTGAATATGGGGGC includes these proteins:
- the PKDREJ gene encoding polycystic kidney disease and receptor for egg jelly-related protein, giving the protein MRPGPALLLLGLGLGLGLVLGRGRLPRPPDPRTARAAVLVPGAPDPRRQGPSSARRPPPAAQGDAAALRTFGGAPGLGEPGGGVRLRLRPRATTGGGVVLSGGGSLCLPRGLARPLCLRVLVLLRAPGAAAPTLVDLQLWARRGRLSLLWRTPLHGALGRPEWTFRLVPIPPASVRRPRQAASALPAGDPRLYAGFVAQAKCPTDGPTPVVLEAVNSDGPLAIESSVSCQLSAQLPCVVSLVRINRDQDPVVLNRRMHTTLNATFKYDCLEATLLIPSWQVFSVPSVSDVPDWNQPLDVPQLSTGRTPAYMEIPPNSLSWGVYVFNFTLTIYTRKSNMPRATGSDIVYVTVLRSPLQAVVIPARPNITMNFTDSLVLDGSRSSDPDSGNSSEGLLFSWYCTKDKNNYQGETIIVVSRKVCLTAKQTDLRWKEASGPILSFLPRTLRGRDVYYFRMVIRKGSRTAYADRRVHVLPGPRPAAHISCIENCNRNLIISDRFSLFLNCTGCAGDHDDYKWSILSSSGKEIIFDWARQTTTGRARAYLTIKAFAFRDFSEGEFLVSVYSITWSGAGLTLRYSFAINYAPQPGQCNINPAKGLSLLTKFVIRCTNFTDKNIPLAYKIVVSDLYGFGQISSVKENTLGAILYWGHESTSPPSFLPVGGLANHYVMKIIVQVYDSLGAFTPVTLHATVRAPTDKISSKNVLDRLFNFTMGPTSSLSTLLDQWEFLPAGYLIYVAASVVNSMKADLTLQADETRLREHLVNQTFVLPNSTLEEISQVVVCMAKVTQTTSGFTRMAQKLATVRVWQANHALRQSHQKHKSFSSEQIEIVSTGILTSLSNILKLSVPYEVVDEPFYGLEFLADTILAGMVPGNETTAMTASSFNMYLKKTEKQDINEAFTNKKLGRNYFHPVLNASSVPLLPENAPISTMFCEFADDPFPWLSQQESYSAEVVGFKMTGIPAKGNVLEITPDVVEAHIVRRNLSFAAFNLTVGPDNAPHKVNEPFKRTTGEFSFEVDSSAVSEVLVHIMTEVTLVFTVLVYAGSEITPAALVATFFVPYDIPPIANQSDQFDQTCVVKKARVVCLPPSLLQVIAQRGSSSKCTVTMALQAPRFVMAPSNKLVSIALFSVQCLDMYGIQSDWREDNCVLGEETTWDRMHCICKNPRRARRQLAMIKKAGLHLQTHFLTANVIVVPNPVDLRLEVIRNVTQNPVTLFAVLFIMLVYVFLAFWVLHKDAMDQLLRQYVIVLPDNDPYDKVCYLLTIFTGMRCGAGTRADVFIQLKGTEGDSNVHCLNHPNFTTLYRGSINTFLLTTKRDLGDIHSVRVWHNNEGRAPSWYLSRIKVESLLSRHIWLFLCRKWLSIDTSLDRTFHVTPPDQPLEKKDYFLIDSVYKLEKNHMWFSVFSGVSARPFNRLQRLSCCLAMLLSSLLCNIMFFNLNKKEDTDPKETKYIRSMMIGLESVLITIPVQLLIAFLFTYSQKEPRVTVEEASPQKTPLMRVPSDYWEEHLKKWHAQETDGAPARAASKLPPRKSPKAPKAPEQHRGKEAEGKVSRPRDVNMNASNRNAEDDQEAAPAQPPSQTNPLELQEKHRIVLPGCCVYIAWFLVFATCSISAFFIVFYGLTYGYEKSIEWLFASFCAFCLSIFLVQPSKIILLSGVRTSRPKYCKNLSWASKYHYTEIKLFHAKMGPEEMKRRHEQITQLRSSRMYQPLTEDEIRIFQRKKRTKRRALLFLSYILTHFLFLALLLRLMALLRHTDSFYYNQFICDQFSVDLGMVTKLEDIYRWLDHVLLPLLHNDPNPTFLPDSSSKILGLPLLRQVRAKPGEKLCLLAQDFGQNSTDRDIHCHPEYGTDPEDTRSYSNVWDKVGKRAVDKNTNGFTYKPQEKTWAYFSHGLLHTYRSGGYVFYFFPEQQQFNSSMRLGELQSNNWLDEKTWAVILELTTFNPDVSLFCSISVIFEVSQLGVVNTSTSVHSFSLADFDRRTSAEIYLYAAVLIFFVAYVVDEGCIILQERASYVTSVYNLLNFALKCVFTVLIVLFLRKHFLAAGIIQFYLSNPMEFVPFHAVSQVDHIMRIVLGFLLFLTILKTLRYSRFFYDVRLAQRAIQTALPGICHMALVVSVYFFVYMAFGYLVFGQHEWNYNNLIHATQTIFSYCVSAFQNTEFSNNRVLGVLFLSSFMLVMICILINLFQAVILSAYEEMKQPVYEEPSDEAEAMTYLCHKLRTVCRCVFFQPKARDKPEFFEDMLYGQPEKKSRRYLGLKTRNINGKKMVYLVV